Genomic window (Daucus carota subsp. sativus chromosome 5, DH1 v3.0, whole genome shotgun sequence):
ACAAGTGTTGTCACACCTGGAGCTGCAGTCTCAGATTTACAATTTAAGATTATAAATGAGGAGCCTTTTGTTGTATATGATATTAAGGTTAGACACAATCTTCCATCTTAAATTCTTAATTGTTTTTCTTATACATGCATTATATTTTCCCTACAGTAACTgcacaaataatatattaaatgtgtACTCTAGGTACTTCTCATCTGCTCCATGTGAGTGAGCCCCAATTTGTTGTTCCAGTTTATAATATCCCTAAGTCCCTGTCGTGTCTTTTAAGGTGCTATACTCTTTGTGAAACTAGCTCGGGTTTGGTATTATGGTAATCTGAAGTAGTGGACAGCAAACACGAATTGATTACTCTCATGTAATTTACCTCCTTTACAATGATAATGACCACTTATCTTGCTGAGAGTGCATTACTAATTTTATgttcttttcatatttggatttcTCCAGTTACAAGAAGTAATGATCAACTCAAATATCCAACAGTGTTACTTAAAATCCTAAAAAGCTAAAAGGAGCTCCTTTTTAAATAAGTATTACCTATATTAGTTACATATATGCATGTGAATTTATGTGAGCCTGTTTCATGTAAATATTGCAATATAAATCTATtatctaaatttaaacaaaataagtCTGTAACTGCTACCATTCCAAATTATACCTATCATTACCAGAAAGGAGGTTACCAACAGCCTTTTCCACCTCTCCACTATACACTTCATGAAAAAAACTAGGAATCTATTGTTACTTCAAGACCAATTAAggatttaataatttgaatcaaGTCCTAAAATCCATTTCTATTCGCATACATAAAAATTACTTAGGTAACTGATGGGGAAGGAAGTATATGTTAATTACGGAGATTAATTACATAatttcaaaatcattatttacTTTTTTCACTTTGATTATGTGGCTTCAACACTTATCATTTACAGTGGAACTGACTTGGCAACTTGTACgttatgtactccctctgtcccattttaactgatgtttgactttttaacacgtatattgaggtgtaaaaaaacaatatctacactcaataaaaaatttcaattcttatatcaaataaaagtttacactctaaacttttatttgatataaattttataaaaaataatcatgtttagatgtaatttttttaacatcttaaaatacgtgtaaaaaagtcaaaagcagttaaaatgggacggaaggagtatatgtTTTGATGTCCTCTATTGTACATGCAGACTTGTAGTTAACTTTGTCCTTGaacaatcatttttatattacaaCTGCACAGAATGTAGACAAATTTGAACAGCGCAAGTAAATATCGTGTTTCTATGTATTGTGATTTCAGTTTACACCGCTTCCAGTGTGGCATGGCAAAGATTACCGATCCTTGGGTTTCCGATTTGGCAATATTTGCTACATCAGGTAATGATTCATTAATTCTTTTGTCCTATATAATTGTGAGTTCATGCATATGTCTCTTTATTTGTTGCAGTGATGTCAGTGAAATACCCGAAGAAACTTATCCACTTTTAAAGGACTGTGACCTCCTCATTATGGTGCATTGTCTCTCCTCTTGGAACTTTCGATACATATAACaaaaatttagtaatttatttgatatacaTTGATATGCAGGATGCTTTGAGGCCAGATCGATCTTCTGCAACACATTTTGGACTTCCCAGGGTACACTTTTATCTTCTTTTACTTGGTGCATTCCTCCTTTACGTTTGTGTTTAAATTCTTATCTATGCCTTGACTATTTGAAGGCGTTGGAAGAAGTTCGAAAAATTCAACCCAAGAGAACACTATTTACTGGTAGGTTTTCCTTGATTGTTAAATTGCTTCTTAAATTTTAGGTTACTAGCCTTAGAGATTCTGAGTTACAGACTTGATTTCCAGGAATCTGATAAATATAGGGTATTAATAGTATTAATATTACAGTCAAGGTTGATTTCTAACTGTACTTCTGTTGTTTTAACAATTGAAGGTATGATGCATTTAATGGATCATGAGAAAATAAATGAACAACTCATAAAACTGAAGGACAGTGAAGGCCTAGATGTGCAACTCAGCTACGACGGGCTTCGTGTACCGGTAACTTTATGATAGTAGCCTTTTAGATTTTCACAGGTtactttttttcctttttaaagtGCAAGTAGCCAAGTAGGTAACTATAtcttatagaaattttataaatcaaacaCCAATTGCCACCGCCCATTGTATTTACCTGTATAAATTATTCTTTCAATTATATGATCAAACATTGGTGTTATATACAATTTGCCTTGGCTAAATTGGTTCATCTTAAAGAGGTTTTTCTCTTCCCGATAATCGAGAAGTGGATAGTTCAGTTGCGCATGCATGTAGGTTCCACCAAGGCATGTATGTTTGTTGTGTTAATTTCAACGTAAAGAATTGAAGTGGGACACTTTACTTTCTTTGTATATGTGTTTCTGTGCACAATGTATCTTCAAAACTTCCCATAAAAACTTACTTTCAAGTTTAGCTCAACATTAGATGACAAACAGTATTGTATTTATATATCGCCTTCTCAATCATTAGGGATTTTAACTTTAAATTAGTATGTCTGGCGGATCCAAAGCTATTGGTATTAGCTAGTGACTCTAGGTTTGATGCATGCATCTCCATCTACCTTAAATTATATCAGCCTTTTCTTGTGCCCTTTTGTGCTGGCAAATATTGGCAGTTTATATGTGCTTTTGAAGGTACAGAACTGAACTCGTGAATGAGAATATGTTGTCTCGCGTCTGCAATCAGCGTTTGAACTTGAAACCGGAATCTATTATCGTACTCTTTATTAATTTCTATGCTCTTGGGTGTATGTACTTGGCTTAGAGTTGTGTAATACTATGTTAAACGTACGCAGTGGAACAATCGCCTTGTTTCTACTGTACTTTGATATGAATGGCTGCATTGTTTGACTGCTCAATTTATTCcggtcacacacacacacatgataGTCATGCCGTAACTCAAAAATTATTGTCAATTTTTTTCCACAAATTTTAGTTGGCACTGTATGATTGGTTTCACTCACATTAATAATAGTGGATCCCTGTATGCATAAATCATCTAATTAAAATCAGTTTGTCatgttatttgaaaaaaattgagacAAAATTTAGGATACATAAtactgttttgaaatatatccGAGCTTGCTAATTACTCCTTCTGTTCtattcatttctttacactttctttttttatgtgtctcatccaattttttccatttcaaaacttattaaaAATAGTCAATAGGTCCCACTACTTCTCACTTTATtatcttttcacactacttttactccactatttttttttattcattaaaaattaatgagtCTCATCACTTCATccaattttcttcttttttttcgctactttatacatatttcgcCTAATCCATTGGCCATATATTCGGATCCACGAGTTAATGGTATATAATGTGGATGAGCTGGGGAATCATGTTGAGAACTTGGATTGAGCAGCATTCACATTTCAAGAAATATATTATTGACGAATTAGCATATGAGACAAAATGTAGCTcttttttaatgtatttttaaattcacTAATGTATGTCCCCGTCCCCACGTATTGTCAGCCATGCCGGATTCCACAACAGTCAACAAACACATCTGAGTagtaaaagaattatatatataaaaaaaaaagacagtATAACGGGGCAAGTATTAAAGTCGCCTTTTTCTGCATGCATGCACTTAAAAaccaattactccctccgtccccctcaattgtttatattggagggggacacggagaccaagacaatttatgaaaaatgagtaaagttagatgaaaagtgggtaaagtagtgagacccatcaatatttaataatagatttgagatagtggagaaaagtagtgggtgtaatagtagtttttattgttaaatactactccctccgtcccggtcatttctatacagtttcctctttgggacgtcccatcatttctatacattcctaaaataacaacttttaataatgtaaaacactattacaccaactactttcttccactatcttcattttataataatataaacactattacacccactactttctccCACTATCAcacatctataattaaatacaaatgggTCCCGCcattttactcacttttcatctaactttactcattttttacactttttcttggtctccgtgtccataCCAAATGTATACCACCtgccgggacggagggagtatgagatagtgggggaagatagtgggtgtaatgatggaaaaaacttactatttatagtaacgtaaagaaatgagagggacatcccaaaatagtaaccgtaaagaaatgagagggacagagggagtattttttttgacaatgcaggcttatgtaatgatggaaaaaacttactatttatagtaacgtaaagaaatgagagggacatcccaaaatagtaaccgtaaagaaatgagagggacagagggagtattttttttgacaatgcaggcttatatgccttacaacttagtatctgttctaataattctcagggtgagccagagtcgaacccgggtgccccgggtcaacagaggataaacccaccactgggctatccaatcgtgctcggacagagggagtatttaaatACAAGTCCGATCCATTGTGTCGTGACCTGTGATTATTGGTGGCTTTTGCTGTTGTTTTCCAAACCTTGTGCGAACTAGCTAGGCGGTACGTTCAAGTTGGCTCCTAGCAGCAAGTAGCAAATCATGGTCCAAAATTATTACGatgaatattaattatataagttggCGACGCTAATAAACAAACAAATGGAACATTATTACAAGACGCATTAGGAATGAGGGAGATATGGTCTCACCACAAACTTTTTacgctttttaattataaaaaagggTGAGGATAGATGACGGggtcttttgtatttatataaaagATGTGAATTTTTCAACCAGAAAATATCGTAAGAAGATTGTTGTAGAAAACGATTATCACAATCGAATTTTAGAAATGAAAGGACTAGTTTCACTTGAACAAACAATTACACCAGTGATAAATGCAGAATATTTATAGAATGACCGAGAAAAGAATTTGCATATATCAAAGTGTTGAAAATGTTTTAACAGTTTGATTTGTAAGGAGTACGCGACATTACGATAGTTTGATTTATATGAGAGGAGTATGCTATGTTTTGATAGTTCGATATGCTGGAATGAAAGGATGAGTATGCTATAGTTTAATTTGAGTTGTGTCATATGGACATAATTGTGTACGAAAAATTtgtacaaaaacatataattgtgtacaaaaaatttgtattgaatAACATGAAAATTGATATCGAATGTTTTAATCAGGGTTGTTGATGTGAATACACGGACCTATTCCAATTAAAACTCACAACATATTATTATGTATAGAATTTTGTACACatttatgtgcaccaagcattttcctatCTAAAACTAATGCCAAGTTTTGATAGTTTAATCTGCAGGGAGTATAGTATACTATCATAAAACTAACGGAAAATtacaaaaccctagcctccctAGCCTCCGTCAAAGATTTTTGAAGGGGCTTCCATCAGTTTTCActggtggaaagccccgattcccttttttttcctattttctcgttttgaaatcttatttctcattcaataagttcccaatttatttgggttttgttagtctctccttcttgtgagagttggtttgttttgtgtttggtgtgttttgatgtttttcatgaccgaggttatagatcggcatgattttcatgggtttgattcagatTTGAAGGTTATCATGGGATCacatctatggtcgattgttcagaacactcaggtgaaaaccaatcagatggaaacaagtgtgtatattcaaatcatcttcaaatcgctcagttgcctctccaagaaagaaggattcaacagcgatattTTTCAggcgtctgtccaatttcgattgtgtttgtagatgccgtatggcttttaattaatgaattgattcctttttatcaaaaaaaaaaaaactaacggAAAATGAGAGGATCAAACAAGGTGCATATACCTGCAAGGCTGCAACATAGACATGAACCCCTCCACTCCACTCCACTCCACTCCGTATATGAAATAATGTTCACCAATTATGAATATTAtaggtttattttaatattatatactccatatattaaattaatatttaattttaatatattattgctGGAATTcaaattcttaaattttgaaagcatattaaatgtaaataatatattatataatatcatatttaaaCTTGTAATCTACTTGATATATGAGAAATGATAGGTACAATTCACTATACTAAATTACAAAACAGTCAGCTAAAATTCGACCaaattaacaatataatattcCTATACAATAAGGTGGTGAAAGAATCTCGCAGACCACCCAAGTCAATTGACAACAAAACCAAGTTACTATAATATGATCTCCAACTCAATCTATCGTAAAGGCGCAGGCTCCAAGAATGGACATCTTACAATTATTGATCGTTAAAAGCATTGTCTTGTAGCAAATCTTCGTTCCAATTTGTTTAGTTCATCAAAACCATCGCAGTCATTTTTAATCCAATTTACATGTCTATCCCTCCTTGGCCGGCATTTTCCGttataatatttctaataatctaatctaataatttatatttattcgaGTTAGTTAACACGATCTCTCGGTCCAgtgatattaataatttaattttgttaaatataaaataatacagtCGAGGGTGACGGCCCAAGTGGCCTAGACATTTGATAAGCATAATATATGAAggtttttcaaatttgaatataCGAGTCAAGGTTGTAATAATGTGTGTATACGTGTGTGTATACATTACATAATGGTGAAACATCTTTCTTGCTTTCTGAAATTGGCTGCTTTCTGGGTCACTTTAAGATAGAGAAGTGAAAGGTGCATGGTGACTTGGTGAGAAAACTGAAACTTTGACAAAAGCAAATACATTTTTCtacaaacaagaagaaaagAGCTTGGAGATTTATCTGAGCTTGGAAATACAACAAAGGAAAAGACAGAAAGTGGACGTCAGATTCAACCGTAGGGCTGACTCTCTGGCTGCCTCTCATCCCTGTAAGCCTTTCTGGACTATACATGCATATCCTTTCTCCTCCATCCACtgatatctctctctctccctctcccaatctctctctctctccccttctctcccaatctctctctTTCACTCtcctctcccaatctctctctctctctccttctctcccaatctctctctctctctctcatattttaattattatatatgctcaaaatattattttgggtTAGAGGATAATATACAAGAATTTCCTGACCATGTTGTTTTGGAACAGAAGAAGATAAGAGAGGGTGCAGGATAAGTTGAAGGGTCTTGTAGCTACTTCAGGTTCAGTCAACTCTAACTCTTTGTAGCTTCCAGAGTTTGTTATTTTGATATTAGTTAGTTAAAACAAAACTGTAATTGTCTCCTGGGTTAATGCCAAACAATTTATGAACAAGCCATCAAGAAATGTTGTTGAAACTTAAgggcttcaaacaaaacatCTGTCAGATTTATTTTACTTGCACTGTTCTCCATTTCTCAGCTGCTCTAGCTATCTAGCCttttatatcaatataaaaGTTAAGATCTGTGGTTTTCTATATTTTGTATGTAGTTCATGATGCAATCTTGGACTGATCTTTAGTTTTTTAAATCTTTATGTAGAATAACAAGAAGTAGGAGATGATGATGGTGAAAGGAATGATGATAAGCCCAGAAGAACAGTCACTTATAGAAGAAAACATGTCAAATTTAACTTCTGCTTCTGGTGATCAAACAAGTGTTTCTTCTGGAGGTAACCACTACTTTGTTCATCCTGCAAGTAGGGACCTGCAGCCTCAAGAACcaccaaagaaaaagagaaatttACCAGGAAACCCAGGTTAACTACTTTGTTTAATTTCTTGTTAGTACTATATATCTGGGATTTTGGAATCTTGATTTTCTATTTATGTGATTTGAAACAGACCCTGATGCAGAAGTGATAGCTTTGTCACCACATACACTAATGGCAACCAATAGATTTGTGTGTGAGATATGCAACAAAGGGTTCCAGAGAGATCAGAATCTGCAGTTACACAGAAGAGGGCATAACTTGCCATGGAAGCTAAAGCAAAGGAACAGCAAAGAAGTGGTGAGGAAGAAAGTGTATGTGTGTCCAGAAGCAAGCTGTGTTCACCACGACCCATCAAGGGCTCTTGGGGATCTCACAGGAATCAAGAAGCACTTTTGCAGAAAACATGGAGAGAAGAAATGGAAATGTGAGAAATGCACAAAATGTTATGCAGTTCAATCAGATTGGAAAGCTCATTCCAAGATTTGTGGCACTAGAGAGTATAGATGTGACTGTGGTACTCTCTTCTCTAGGTAAATCTTTCTTGACCCcatcttattttatttcatcactgtaattttatttaagtataCATGTCTGTGTGCTTGTTTGTGTTAGCTTAAAGTATTGTTTTTCAGTTTGTAGCTTGCTAGGGAGGTGTTTCTAGGCTCTAGATATTGATGCATTGAGACTAGCATGATTGCACATTAACCAAGAATATTCATAATACATTATTGACTAATTATTGGTTTTTAAGAGATGCTCATAAATGAAGTAAAAACCTATGCTAACAGTAAATATTATTCCGTCTTAAGTTTTCCGTCGTAAAAACCCTGTGATCAGTGTCAATTTTGTGTTTTTATCAGGAGGGATAGTTTTATAACTCATAGAGCCTTCTGTGATGCTCTAGCAGAAGAAAGTGCAAAGTCCATTGCTCATCCACTTCTTAAAGTTCAACCACATTCTTTCAACACCAATCTCTTGACTTCTTACAATCATCCCCATGCACAGTCCATGAAACAAGAGCAGCAAAGTTTCA
Coding sequences:
- the LOC108219842 gene encoding protein indeterminate-domain 7, with product MMMVKGMMISPEEQSLIEENMSNLTSASGDQTSVSSGGNHYFVHPASRDLQPQEPPKKKRNLPGNPDPDAEVIALSPHTLMATNRFVCEICNKGFQRDQNLQLHRRGHNLPWKLKQRNSKEVVRKKVYVCPEASCVHHDPSRALGDLTGIKKHFCRKHGEKKWKCEKCTKCYAVQSDWKAHSKICGTREYRCDCGTLFSRRDSFITHRAFCDALAEESAKSIAHPLLKVQPHSFNTNLLTSYNHPHAQSMKQEQQSFSTSTPMNQLGVGPVPLANHHYGGNPNPNPSPSDHNQLGGPVHFLAGPGLMNPTTTGGNSPHMSATALLQKAAQMGATMSSISSDSTAMMMPHHQAHVTSNTTTGFGLHLSSRDHHQLSSAFLSPFGNKAAPPAPADQYPHVSSANSFLQDMMMAQGFVDDQDYGFTQAPANLLNHKKTAAAANHQPNDQLVRIISNDDGMTRDFLGLRPLSHAEILSITALQGECNAPPADDH